The genomic interval ACCATCTTTTTTGTCCATATGTAAGCCCTGGCTTGGAGCCTTATCAGCTCTATAACTAAGCTAGTTGTGTAATAAACTACAAAACACTGAGGGAAAACAAAAGTCCTGTATTTGTAGCAAAAGTATATGGCAGGACCAAATAAAGACAAAAGAGAGtaggtgaaaaaaataaaacaggatctAGTAAAAGTTACCAGAACATTTAGTGGCCATAAAGGGAGAAGTGGAATTGTTCGATTACTAACAGTTAAATAAGAAGAGGCTCTACTTGACTCAGTCACAAGAAAGCTGGAAAACAATCACAGAGAGAGACATTAAtatgacaaaaacacatttaattcaCACACTACATGTTTGATTCATAGAAACACAACAGAGCACATCGTGTTACACTCCCACGGACCTTTTCAACTTTCATGTTCTTCCTAGATCcataattaaataaactgattGAAAGCtctatgtttgttttattatgtaATGTTTCTCTCACCATGCTTTGCCATGCAGCTAGGATCAGTTTTTCCTCTTGTTCATGTCTGGATCTGGTTTTCTCACTCTGAGAGTCAAGTGGCTGCAGCAGTTTGGAAAAATCATTTAAACCTCACACAACTTCCCTTTGTAAGTGATGTTTTATTACAGCCACCAGCTCACCTGTGAGGCTGCAGCCTTCAGGACGTCAGTCCGGCAGGCTTCGTTGTTGCTGCTCATTTTTCACACAAATCCAAGCAAAATGGggccaaaaataaaacaaaaaacatttgcgTGACCGAGCAGCTTGCACAGCACCACCCCTTTGACCTGCCCCAACTGTCTGCAGATATGTGCTGCTCCTGGCTGCATTTTGCAGCAGAGCCCACTTTTGTTGTGCCACTGATAGAGAACAATATGGAGAGGTGCTGCAGGCCCGAATGCCTCCT from Girardinichthys multiradiatus isolate DD_20200921_A chromosome 5, DD_fGirMul_XY1, whole genome shotgun sequence carries:
- the LOC124868749 gene encoding protein Hook homolog 2-like isoform X3, whose amino-acid sequence is MSSNNEACRTDVLKAAASQPLDSQSEKTRSRHEQEEKLILAAWQSMHSLSKKDSPTPGLPQSFLAKQRRSTQARRARSNLHEQSGSLY
- the LOC124868749 gene encoding protein Hook homolog 2-like isoform X2, which codes for MSSNNEACRTDVLKAAASQPLDSQSEKTRSRHEQEEKLILAAWQSMQHSLSKKDSPTPGLPQSFLAKQRRSTQARRARSNLHEQSGSLY